A genomic window from Bacteroidota bacterium includes:
- a CDS encoding glycosyltransferase family 4 protein — protein MRIGFDAKRIFQNATGLGNYSRSVVKNLAQKFPENEYVLFTPNSRNALPFPSENNVRTVIGRGSVWRSFGIRRDIVKNKIDVYHGLTNELPFSINKTDAKSIVTIHDLIFEHFPHHYPGVDRTLYDVKSKFAVNHADVIVAASESTKRDIIDYYKVSGDKIKVIYQSCDDVFYDAFDADLSAYNLPSEFILNVGSVTERKNLLAVCKSYLLIPDALKIPCVIIGNGKRYAEEVNTFIQEHHLSKWFIFLENIPTPHLPAFYRKAKCFIYPSLYEGFGIPVLEAMVCNCPVITSGISSLPEVGGDAAVYINPDKPEEIAHSITEVLGNTGLRESMVSKGKQRLPVFEKFGLADKMMALYQG, from the coding sequence ATGCGCATCGGGTTTGACGCCAAAAGGATATTTCAAAACGCCACAGGTTTAGGTAATTACAGCAGGAGCGTAGTAAAAAATCTTGCTCAAAAATTTCCTGAAAATGAGTATGTATTGTTTACCCCGAATTCGAGAAACGCATTACCATTTCCGTCTGAAAATAATGTGCGAACAGTAATCGGGAGAGGTTCAGTGTGGAGAAGTTTTGGCATACGACGCGATATTGTTAAAAATAAAATTGACGTTTATCACGGGCTCACCAACGAATTACCTTTTAGTATAAATAAAACAGATGCTAAAAGTATTGTTACCATTCACGATTTAATATTTGAACATTTTCCGCATCATTATCCGGGTGTGGACAGAACGTTGTATGATGTTAAAAGTAAATTTGCTGTAAATCATGCTGATGTTATTGTTGCGGCGAGTGAAAGCACAAAACGTGATATCATAGACTACTACAAGGTTTCAGGCGATAAAATCAAGGTGATTTATCAAAGTTGTGATGATGTTTTTTACGATGCATTTGATGCAGATTTAAGTGCATATAATTTACCATCTGAATTTATATTAAATGTTGGCTCGGTTACGGAGCGAAAAAATTTATTAGCCGTTTGTAAATCGTATTTATTAATTCCGGATGCTTTAAAAATTCCATGTGTAATTATTGGTAACGGAAAACGATATGCAGAAGAAGTAAATACTTTTATTCAGGAACATCATTTATCGAAATGGTTTATTTTTCTTGAAAATATTCCTACACCACATTTACCTGCATTTTATCGCAAGGCAAAATGTTTTATTTATCCGAGTTTGTACGAAGGATTTGGCATACCCGTATTAGAAGCCATGGTATGTAATTGCCCCGTAATCACCTCCGGCATTTCCAGTCTCCCCGAAGTTGGTGGCGATGCTGCCGTTTACATCAATCCTGATAAACCCGAAGAAATTGCCCACAGCATAACTGAGGTTTTAGGCAATACGGGACTCCGTGAAAGTATGGTAAGCAAAGGAAAACAACGATTACCGGTCTTCGAAAAGTTCGGCCTGGCCGATAAAATGATGGCGCTCTATCAGGGCTAA
- a CDS encoding CBS domain-containing protein: protein MSTVNKILEKKGKPLFTITPLTSVYNALQSLALHNIGALVVKDGERFCGVFTERDYARKVVLQDRNSRETNVQEIMDIDCETVSPTASIKDCMELMTTNSIRYLPVVDADKVIGIISIGDVIKSIIEDQAFTMQQMENYISQ from the coding sequence ATGTCTACAGTGAACAAAATCCTTGAAAAAAAGGGGAAACCATTATTTACGATTACCCCGCTTACCTCTGTGTACAATGCACTTCAATCGCTGGCTTTGCATAATATCGGCGCTTTGGTTGTTAAAGATGGCGAACGGTTTTGCGGCGTATTTACTGAAAGAGATTATGCCCGTAAAGTTGTTTTGCAAGACCGTAATTCGCGTGAAACAAATGTGCAGGAAATTATGGATATCGATTGTGAAACTGTTAGTCCGACAGCCTCAATTAAAGATTGTATGGAATTAATGACTACAAATTCGATTCGATATCTTCCTGTTGTAGATGCAGATAAAGTTATCGGCATTATTTCAATTGGTGATGTAATTAAATCAATAATTGAAGACCAGGCATTCACCATGCAACAAATGGAAAATTATATTAGTCAGTAA
- a CDS encoding T9SS type A sorting domain-containing protein: MLKYFTPLLLICTLNSTPAHAAKPILADGDNCGSAVPVTEGTYTAPNPDYWYIFEVPVTGTYLISTCDLGNTCDTRLYVYDHCAGLIPTELAEGTMSYNDDYCATQSQITTVLVAGDEVYIRIGDKDTDCAGEPIGWSLAYAGVPIGCTDEYACNYSPLAIDDDGSCIYPGNPDCPSGPDLVLDPTYFDGDIGPDWGDDFQIGTIDADAWDNACYIDEGSLTGPGIRTIIRFGIKIDNQGDEDYHIGTAAENPYLVFDPCHGHTHYVDYGEYLLYDSVGTEIPVGHKNGFAVMDLCGIGGYNGADMGISAGCYDAYGLGTGGQWIDVTDVPNGTYTFVARVNWDNHPDIDGRVETNLANNWRSRCITISRDVDGVISAEMAADCATFIDCLGEIWGDAMIDCEGNCNGWHHLGDVNEDSTRAMDDVDIYVNDILDNTIIAEMCNDANNDGDIDVVDAALVMGCANEGLGYVHEADLCSLPQTMFNNADTVTYSIGSVNDAFHYLDIYSLNPSSRILAAQFEMEGLTIDSVQNLCPETFGTNYTLTYTDDEVIALGHNEVPYQVHHEPIPTFRIFYTTTYPAEICIKRFTAAVNENFEEVVTQMANNCVTLDATGVQAYSSNVMNVTIQPNPFSNSAVLNFDNATNAAYTLELSDLNGNIIRTYTVNSGSVTINRAELAAGVYVYRLTGGKTTQSGKFIIQ, from the coding sequence ATGCTTAAATATTTTACTCCTCTACTCCTCATTTGCACACTTAATTCAACACCGGCCCACGCTGCAAAACCAATTTTAGCCGATGGCGATAACTGTGGCAGTGCAGTTCCTGTTACTGAAGGAACTTACACGGCTCCGAATCCTGATTACTGGTATATTTTTGAAGTTCCTGTCACCGGAACCTACCTGATCAGCACCTGCGACTTAGGAAATACCTGCGATACACGATTATATGTGTATGATCATTGTGCAGGCCTGATTCCTACTGAATTAGCGGAGGGAACTATGTCGTACAACGACGATTATTGTGCTACGCAATCACAAATTACAACAGTATTGGTTGCGGGAGATGAAGTATATATTCGAATTGGCGATAAAGACACTGATTGTGCCGGAGAGCCTATAGGTTGGTCGCTTGCATATGCAGGAGTGCCAATAGGATGTACCGATGAATATGCTTGTAACTACTCACCTTTAGCGATTGATGATGATGGTTCATGTATTTACCCCGGCAACCCTGATTGCCCGTCAGGACCGGATTTAGTTTTAGACCCAACTTATTTTGATGGTGATATCGGACCTGATTGGGGAGATGATTTCCAAATTGGAACTATTGATGCAGATGCTTGGGATAACGCATGTTATATAGATGAAGGATCGTTAACCGGTCCCGGAATCAGAACAATTATTCGTTTCGGAATTAAAATTGATAACCAGGGCGATGAAGATTACCATATCGGAACCGCTGCTGAAAATCCTTACCTCGTATTTGACCCTTGTCACGGACATACCCATTATGTAGATTACGGTGAATATCTGTTATATGATTCAGTTGGAACCGAAATTCCGGTTGGTCATAAAAATGGTTTCGCTGTTATGGATTTATGCGGGATTGGCGGTTATAATGGCGCAGATATGGGTATATCTGCAGGATGTTATGATGCATATGGTTTAGGAACCGGCGGTCAGTGGATCGATGTTACTGATGTGCCTAACGGAACTTATACATTTGTTGCAAGAGTTAATTGGGATAACCATCCGGATATAGATGGCAGGGTTGAAACAAATCTTGCAAACAACTGGCGTTCGCGCTGTATCACCATTTCAAGAGATGTTGATGGTGTTATTTCTGCTGAAATGGCTGCCGATTGTGCAACATTTATTGATTGTTTAGGTGAAATTTGGGGTGATGCCATGATAGATTGCGAAGGCAATTGTAACGGATGGCATCATTTGGGTGATGTGAATGAAGATTCAACGCGTGCAATGGATGATGTTGACATTTATGTAAATGATATTTTAGATAATACCATAATTGCTGAAATGTGTAACGATGCCAATAATGATGGTGATATAGATGTAGTAGATGCTGCATTGGTGATGGGTTGTGCAAACGAAGGTTTAGGATATGTGCATGAAGCCGATTTATGTTCATTACCACAAACCATGTTTAACAATGCTGATACAGTAACTTATAGTATTGGTTCTGTAAATGATGCTTTCCATTATCTAGATATTTATAGTTTAAATCCGAGCTCAAGAATTTTGGCTGCTCAATTTGAAATGGAAGGTTTAACCATTGATTCGGTGCAGAATTTATGTCCTGAAACTTTCGGAACAAACTACACATTAACTTATACCGATGATGAAGTAATTGCGTTAGGACATAATGAAGTGCCTTATCAGGTACATCATGAGCCGATACCAACCTTCCGTATTTTTTATACAACTACTTATCCTGCTGAAATATGTATTAAACGTTTTACAGCAGCCGTAAATGAAAATTTTGAAGAAGTGGTAACACAAATGGCCAATAACTGTGTAACGCTTGATGCTACCGGAGTTCAGGCTTACAGTTCGAATGTAATGAACGTTACTATCCAGCCAAATCCATTCAGCAATAGTGCAGTTTTAAACTTCGATAATGCTACTAATGCTGCATATACATTAGAATTGAGCGATTTAAATGGTAACATTATCAGAACATATACAGTTAATAGTGGTTCTGTAACAATTAATCGCGCTGAACTTGCTGCAGGTGTTTATGTTTACCGTTTAACAGGTGGTAAAACAACACAAAGTGGTAAGTTTATCATTCAATAA